Proteins from a genomic interval of Desulfovibrio desulfuricans:
- a CDS encoding SlyX family protein, with protein sequence MPRPLTSEDDRLTRLEELTFFQEERIKALDAALTAQQLQLDKLEQDFSDATSVIRLLREKLGDQPENSLPPHSMPERW encoded by the coding sequence ATGCCCCGCCCACTGACTTCTGAAGATGATCGGCTGACCCGTCTGGAAGAACTGACTTTTTTTCAGGAGGAACGCATCAAGGCCCTTGATGCGGCGCTTACCGCCCAACAGTTGCAACTGGACAAGCTGGAGCAGGATTTTTCCGATGCCACATCCGTGATCCGCCTGTTGCGAGAAAAACTTGGCGACCAGCCGGAAAATTCGCTCCCGCCCCACTCCATGCCCGAACGCTGGTAG
- a CDS encoding FAD-dependent oxidoreductase, giving the protein MSGKIGVYFDQQNIGGGLDLTALAEQTSQKWGSLVPVVKVVPVLALAVSEIKADIEAQGLDGVLLCGASPRVDADIYRLPVQVEHVNLREQCVQAYKNPDHTPVDTANGAPELLAIMARDYVNMGVVKLQKSEVPDSAAITGVPRVLVIGGGWTGLTAAAEAAETGYEVVLVEKAEKLGGAANNIPMGSPLASPWTDKQPTNVADKASKVLGNSKITVHLNTRMEKLEGQPGEFKATFATPSGAQTIEVGAVVLATGWVPLDQKFLAPMGLGQSTKVVDAATFGKMLVADQVNARRIAFVLDTTIAEEAVRKAAEEAEAAPEAAEAAKPAEGEEEKGFVKANLESFRHVAYSNAVNSVGMLRLANTVCEKTNDTCQTFILYKDMTVPGILERFYKKMQDRLGVMMTKADVTDIREAGDHMVVSCKNTLLGMDFDLDVDLVVLPTGLVPTTAKDVTVCFDYRQGPDFPDLNLFDGFADSNYICFPYETRRTGVYAAGCVRQPLTMDACEEDAKGAVLKAMQCIEAASHGVAVHPRSGDLSYPVFNFVRCTQCKRCTEECPFGALDDDEKGTPKPNPARCRRCGTCFGACPERVISFANYNIDQIGSMIREVQVPKDFKADGPRVLILACENDAYPALDMAGARNKPWSPYCRIIPVRCLGSVNAIWVSDAMSKGYDGVMLLGCKYGDDYQCHFVKGSEICSRRKENIAETLNRLGVQPERVEQLEVAIDEYDKVPDLIDGFVDRIMAMGPNPFKGM; this is encoded by the coding sequence ATGTCGGGTAAAATTGGCGTCTATTTTGACCAGCAGAACATTGGCGGCGGGCTTGATCTGACCGCTCTGGCCGAACAGACGAGCCAGAAGTGGGGCAGTCTTGTGCCCGTAGTCAAGGTCGTTCCCGTGCTGGCCCTGGCCGTGAGTGAAATCAAGGCCGACATCGAAGCGCAGGGGCTGGACGGCGTGCTGCTGTGCGGCGCTTCCCCCCGCGTGGATGCGGACATCTACCGCCTGCCCGTGCAGGTGGAACACGTAAACCTGCGCGAACAGTGCGTGCAGGCCTATAAAAATCCTGATCACACCCCCGTGGACACGGCCAACGGCGCGCCTGAACTGCTGGCGATCATGGCCCGCGACTATGTGAACATGGGCGTGGTCAAGCTGCAAAAGAGCGAAGTTCCCGATTCTGCCGCCATTACCGGCGTGCCGAGGGTGCTCGTTATCGGCGGCGGCTGGACGGGCCTTACCGCAGCTGCGGAAGCTGCCGAAACCGGGTATGAAGTTGTGCTCGTTGAAAAAGCCGAGAAGCTCGGCGGCGCAGCCAACAACATTCCCATGGGTTCGCCCCTGGCCTCTCCCTGGACGGACAAGCAGCCCACCAATGTGGCCGACAAGGCGAGCAAGGTGCTCGGCAACAGCAAGATCACCGTGCACCTGAACACCCGCATGGAAAAGCTGGAAGGCCAGCCCGGCGAGTTCAAGGCCACCTTTGCCACGCCCTCTGGCGCGCAGACCATTGAAGTGGGCGCTGTGGTGCTGGCTACCGGCTGGGTGCCGCTGGATCAGAAGTTCCTTGCTCCCATGGGCCTTGGTCAGAGCACCAAGGTTGTGGACGCCGCCACTTTTGGCAAAATGCTGGTAGCCGATCAGGTGAACGCCCGCCGTATCGCCTTTGTGCTTGATACCACTATTGCTGAAGAGGCCGTGCGCAAGGCCGCTGAAGAAGCCGAAGCCGCTCCTGAAGCCGCCGAAGCTGCCAAGCCTGCGGAAGGTGAAGAAGAAAAAGGCTTTGTAAAAGCCAACCTCGAAAGCTTCCGCCATGTTGCGTATTCCAACGCGGTCAACAGCGTGGGCATGCTCCGCCTTGCCAATACGGTCTGCGAAAAGACCAACGACACCTGTCAGACCTTCATCCTTTATAAGGACATGACTGTTCCCGGCATTCTTGAACGCTTCTACAAGAAGATGCAGGATCGTCTGGGCGTCATGATGACCAAGGCCGACGTGACCGACATCCGCGAAGCTGGCGACCACATGGTTGTGAGCTGCAAAAATACCCTGCTGGGTATGGATTTCGATCTGGATGTGGATCTGGTTGTGCTGCCCACGGGCCTCGTGCCCACCACGGCCAAGGACGTGACCGTCTGCTTTGACTACCGTCAGGGCCCGGACTTCCCGGATTTGAACCTGTTTGATGGTTTTGCGGATTCCAACTACATCTGCTTCCCCTACGAAACGCGCCGCACCGGCGTGTACGCAGCGGGTTGCGTGCGTCAGCCCCTGACCATGGACGCCTGCGAAGAAGACGCCAAGGGCGCTGTGCTCAAGGCCATGCAGTGCATTGAGGCCGCCAGCCACGGTGTTGCCGTGCATCCCCGCTCGGGCGACCTTTCCTACCCCGTGTTCAACTTTGTGCGTTGCACCCAGTGCAAGCGCTGCACGGAAGAATGCCCCTTCGGCGCTCTGGACGACGACGAAAAGGGAACGCCCAAGCCCAATCCGGCACGTTGCCGCCGCTGCGGCACCTGCTTTGGCGCTTGCCCGGAACGCGTTATCTCCTTCGCCAACTACAATATCGACCAGATTGGCTCCATGATCCGCGAAGTGCAGGTGCCCAAGGACTTCAAAGCCGATGGCCCCCGCGTGCTGATTCTGGCCTGCGAAAACGACGCCTACCCGGCGCTCGATATGGCCGGTGCCCGCAACAAGCCCTGGAGCCCCTACTGCCGCATCATTCCGGTGCGCTGCCTTGGCTCGGTCAACGCCATCTGGGTGTCTGACGCCATGAGCAAGGGCTACGACGGCGTCATGCTGCTGGGCTGCAAATATGGCGATGACTACCAGTGCCACTTTGTGAAGGGCTCTGAAATCTGCTCCCGCCGCAAGGAAAACATTGCCGAGACGCTCAACCGCCTTGGCGTGCAGCCCGAACGCGTGGAACAGCTTGAAGTGGCCATTGACGAATACGACAAGGTTCCCGACCTGATCGACGGCTTTGTTGACCGCATCATGGCCATGGGCCCCAACCCGTTCAAGGGCATGTAG
- a CDS encoding DUF3828 domain-containing protein, translating into MKKFLLIWFVFGIGLLQSCPQVARAQDVESFVQDFYKWYMKQSLLTDDRPVFDDAIFKYVCKCTAKRVRLDYKRMVGDADYYLRGQDFGKELLDNLIVGKSIDVDDSLSLVPVSVSFRNEYTPYIVVYVEKTKGRMCISKVEDSHGPNFRESVY; encoded by the coding sequence ATGAAAAAATTTCTCCTTATATGGTTTGTTTTTGGAATAGGATTGCTTCAATCCTGCCCACAAGTTGCGCGCGCACAAGATGTGGAGTCTTTTGTGCAGGATTTTTATAAATGGTATATGAAGCAATCGCTGCTGACAGATGATCGTCCTGTTTTTGACGATGCCATATTTAAGTACGTGTGCAAATGTACAGCAAAAAGAGTACGCCTTGATTATAAAAGGATGGTTGGTGACGCTGATTATTATCTTAGGGGGCAAGACTTTGGAAAAGAATTGCTGGATAACCTTATTGTAGGTAAATCCATTGATGTGGACGATAGCCTCAGTCTTGTGCCGGTGAGTGTGTCCTTTAGAAATGAGTACACACCGTATATTGTAGTTTATGTGGAAAAAACAAAGGGTCGCATGTGTATAAGCAAGGTAGAAGATTC
- a CDS encoding methyl-accepting chemotaxis protein — MDMSLRVKLASGFGVILLIFAISGSLAMLALRAQRETLGMLGRHELPTINLLHEASLDMQLYRKAEKDILLNMGDSKALKGYMGKLDEVSAGLGENLRKLEAALRGNPQAGAKAEALAQEATQAFAAYDAVVRRASSDIASGSGSMSAAQANAYYTTYKNHVHTTEKNLEALETQFMERVVSSQRELAEQTRGTERLLLISICGSVVCGAGIALLVLLSVTRPLGRVISFARAVAGGDLEARASGSYSAEMAALRDSIEGMVGTLKGKIAETERKSAEAAEEGRRARHAADEAQAAKAAAERARAEGMMEAAAQLERAVEGISSVSGDISAQVRQASLGAERQSARVGEAATAIEQMNATVLEVAQNAASTAQSTDAAHSRANEGSGVMHQVVDGMGEVRRVSAELKNSMDTLGGMVGNIGQIMSVISDIADQTNLLALNAAIEAARAGDAGRGFAVVADEVRKLAEKTMGATREVGEAVSGIQSGTSANIENMERALAAVERTTEMAGRCGEVLREIVTMVDGASDQVRAIATASEEQSATSEEITRSIEEINGISRDTASIMSKSAQAVEQLAGQTRDLQGLVQKMKSGA; from the coding sequence ATGGACATGTCGCTTCGGGTTAAACTGGCAAGCGGTTTTGGCGTAATCCTGCTGATTTTTGCCATATCCGGCAGCCTGGCAATGCTGGCTTTGCGCGCGCAGCGCGAGACGCTGGGCATGCTGGGCAGGCATGAACTGCCCACTATCAATCTGCTGCACGAAGCATCCCTGGATATGCAGCTCTATCGCAAGGCTGAAAAAGACATCCTGCTGAATATGGGCGACAGCAAGGCGCTCAAAGGATACATGGGCAAGCTGGATGAGGTCTCGGCTGGATTGGGCGAAAACCTGCGAAAGCTGGAGGCCGCCCTGCGGGGCAATCCTCAGGCCGGAGCCAAAGCCGAGGCCCTGGCGCAGGAGGCGACACAGGCATTTGCGGCTTACGATGCCGTGGTGCGCCGCGCTTCTTCAGATATAGCTTCCGGCTCTGGCAGCATGAGCGCCGCACAGGCCAATGCCTACTACACAACCTACAAGAATCACGTTCATACTACCGAAAAAAATCTGGAAGCGCTGGAAACCCAGTTCATGGAACGCGTGGTATCCAGCCAGCGAGAACTGGCCGAACAAACGCGCGGTACAGAACGCCTGCTGTTGATATCCATTTGCGGCAGCGTTGTGTGCGGCGCGGGTATTGCCCTGCTGGTGCTGCTGTCTGTAACCCGGCCTCTGGGACGGGTGATCAGCTTTGCGCGCGCCGTGGCTGGCGGAGACCTCGAGGCCCGGGCCAGCGGCAGTTACAGTGCGGAAATGGCCGCGCTGCGCGACAGTATTGAGGGCATGGTGGGCACGCTCAAGGGCAAGATAGCTGAAACCGAGCGCAAGAGCGCCGAGGCTGCGGAAGAAGGCCGCCGCGCCCGCCATGCTGCGGATGAAGCTCAGGCCGCCAAGGCCGCAGCAGAACGCGCCAGGGCGGAGGGCATGATGGAAGCCGCAGCACAGCTTGAACGAGCTGTGGAGGGGATTTCGTCCGTTTCCGGGGACATATCTGCGCAGGTGCGTCAGGCCAGCCTTGGTGCGGAGCGCCAGTCTGCCCGCGTGGGCGAGGCCGCCACAGCCATTGAGCAGATGAACGCCACCGTGCTTGAGGTTGCCCAAAATGCCGCCAGTACCGCGCAAAGCACGGATGCCGCGCACAGCAGGGCCAATGAAGGTTCTGGCGTCATGCATCAGGTGGTGGACGGCATGGGCGAGGTGCGGCGCGTCTCCGCCGAGCTGAAAAATTCCATGGATACGCTGGGCGGCATGGTGGGCAACATCGGGCAGATCATGTCTGTCATTTCGGATATTGCGGATCAGACCAACCTGCTGGCTCTCAATGCGGCCATTGAGGCGGCGCGGGCTGGCGATGCCGGGCGCGGTTTTGCCGTGGTGGCGGACGAGGTGCGCAAACTGGCGGAAAAAACCATGGGAGCCACCCGCGAGGTGGGCGAGGCTGTCAGCGGCATCCAGAGCGGCACCAGCGCCAACATAGAAAATATGGAGCGCGCCCTTGCCGCTGTGGAGCGTACAACGGAAATGGCCGGGCGTTGCGGTGAGGTGCTGCGGGAGATTGTGACCATGGTTGACGGCGCGAGCGATCAGGTGCGCGCCATTGCCACCGCCAGCGAAGAACAGTCTGCCACATCGGAAGAAATCACCCGCAGTATTGAAGAAATCAATGGTATTTCGCGCGATACAGCTTCAATTATGAGCAAGTCCGCCCAGGCTGTGGAGCAGTTGGCGGGGCAGACGCGCGATTTGCAGGGCCTGGTGCAAAAGATGAAGTCTGGCGCGTAG
- a CDS encoding YgiQ family radical SAM protein encodes MSAEEMRALGWDQLDVLLINGDAYVDHPSFGNVLLARWLIHHGFRTGIVAQPGWEDTDDLLVMGRPRLFAGVSAGALDSLLAHYTAFRKKRHDDAYTPGGKAGARPNRACLVYANLARRAFPGLPIILGGIEASLRRVSHYDFWTDSLRKPILMDAKADLLIWGMGEKAIIECAQRLDKGEDIRGIPGTAWMNKLDASGHPANLPPALEGEPWVALPSHDEILADSFQLLKLTQELERQVHRLDAWAFEPVGDRAVVLARPAQPLTTEEMDDLYTLPFTRMAHPRYREAIPAAEMMRTSITSHRGCGGGCSFCSLALHQGRRISSRSEQSILAEARLLGQQNVARGKGPVAISDVGGPTANMWQGHCALDSRNAQNDDSAKPRVKSACRRTSCCFPSVCKSFITPQRKHVELLRKVAALPEVKQARVASGVRADLALRDAEALAAYTGEFTGGQLKVAPEHCAPSVLELMRKPSLDVFEAFLESFVRQSRAAGREQYVVPYLMSGFPGCTDEDMRTLSHWLRQRHWNPQQTQCFIPTPGTIATAMFYCGRDELGEQIYVARTDAQRMRQHYILMPATEDGDAPRRPGSRPGSRPSARPSTRPGTHGDARKPDGPRPDKAGKPQDRARPSRGPQGQRDDRPARREDNDRGAAHDRPGRGESPQRGKDSRFGSDDRSSDRNVKRGDGRRGGRRA; translated from the coding sequence ATGAGCGCGGAAGAAATGCGCGCACTTGGCTGGGATCAGCTTGATGTGCTGCTGATCAACGGCGATGCCTACGTTGACCACCCTTCGTTCGGCAATGTGCTATTGGCCCGCTGGCTGATCCACCACGGTTTCCGCACAGGCATCGTGGCCCAGCCCGGCTGGGAGGATACTGACGATCTGCTCGTCATGGGCCGCCCGCGCCTGTTTGCCGGGGTGAGCGCCGGTGCGCTTGATTCTCTGCTGGCGCACTACACGGCTTTTCGCAAAAAGCGGCACGACGATGCCTATACGCCTGGAGGCAAGGCAGGGGCGCGCCCCAACCGCGCGTGTCTGGTCTATGCCAACCTTGCCCGGCGGGCCTTTCCCGGCCTGCCCATCATTCTTGGGGGCATTGAGGCCAGCCTGCGCCGCGTTTCCCACTACGATTTCTGGACAGACTCCCTGCGCAAACCCATTCTTATGGATGCCAAGGCTGACCTGCTCATCTGGGGTATGGGCGAAAAGGCCATTATCGAATGCGCCCAGCGCCTGGACAAGGGGGAAGACATTCGCGGCATCCCCGGTACGGCCTGGATGAACAAGCTGGACGCTTCCGGGCATCCGGCCAATCTGCCGCCTGCCCTTGAAGGCGAACCGTGGGTTGCCCTGCCCTCGCACGATGAAATTTTGGCGGACTCCTTTCAGTTGCTCAAACTGACGCAGGAACTGGAACGGCAGGTACACCGCCTTGACGCCTGGGCCTTTGAGCCTGTGGGCGACCGCGCCGTAGTGCTGGCCCGCCCCGCCCAGCCGCTGACCACCGAAGAAATGGACGACCTCTACACTCTGCCTTTCACCCGGATGGCGCACCCGCGCTACAGGGAGGCCATCCCTGCGGCGGAAATGATGCGTACCAGCATCACAAGTCACAGGGGTTGCGGCGGGGGTTGCTCGTTCTGTTCGCTGGCTCTGCATCAGGGCAGGCGCATCAGTTCGCGCTCCGAGCAATCCATTCTTGCCGAGGCGCGCCTGCTGGGGCAGCAAAATGTGGCACGAGGCAAAGGCCCTGTGGCTATTTCTGACGTGGGCGGCCCCACAGCCAACATGTGGCAGGGGCACTGCGCACTGGACAGCCGCAATGCGCAGAACGATGACTCGGCCAAGCCACGAGTTAAAAGCGCCTGCCGCCGCACCAGTTGCTGTTTCCCGAGCGTGTGCAAATCCTTCATCACGCCGCAGCGCAAACATGTGGAGCTGCTGCGCAAGGTTGCCGCCCTGCCGGAAGTCAAGCAGGCCCGGGTGGCTAGCGGCGTTCGCGCCGATCTTGCACTGCGTGACGCCGAGGCCCTTGCCGCCTATACAGGCGAATTTACGGGCGGTCAGCTCAAGGTTGCGCCGGAACATTGTGCGCCCTCTGTGCTTGAGCTCATGCGCAAGCCCTCGCTGGACGTGTTTGAAGCCTTTCTGGAGAGCTTTGTACGCCAAAGCCGCGCTGCAGGGCGGGAACAGTATGTGGTGCCGTATCTCATGAGCGGCTTTCCCGGCTGTACGGATGAAGACATGCGCACCCTGTCGCACTGGTTGCGGCAACGCCACTGGAATCCGCAGCAGACGCAGTGTTTTATTCCCACACCCGGAACCATTGCCACGGCCATGTTTTATTGCGGGCGCGATGAGCTTGGCGAACAGATATATGTTGCCCGCACAGATGCCCAGCGCATGCGCCAGCATTACATCCTCATGCCCGCCACGGAGGACGGGGACGCACCACGGCGGCCCGGCTCTCGACCTGGTTCACGGCCCAGCGCCAGACCAAGCACCCGGCCCGGCACGCATGGTGACGCTCGCAAGCCTGACGGCCCACGGCCCGACAAAGCTGGCAAGCCTCAGGACAGGGCAAGGCCTTCCCGTGGCCCGCAAGGACAGCGGGACGACCGGCCTGCACGGCGCGAGGATAATGATCGTGGTGCCGCGCACGACAGACCGGGCCGTGGCGAAAGCCCGCAGAGGGGCAAAGACTCACGCTTCGGTTCTGATGATCGTAGCTCTGACCGCAACGTCAAACGAGGCGATGGACGGCGCGGCGGAAGACGCGCCTAA
- a CDS encoding RHS repeat domain-containing protein encodes MSLFNKLKYHILLVLHAPKIYLQFTEMFQSYRIKFLWHLFCSDPDLKCGDHSSSSQIWKSMHEILGITKNKEVLMREAQVVRRQNGLAIQYKYDAAGRIARKTEQFNGASNVLEYAYDAEGRLAEVKNNAAIAETYKYSASGQRVRSKVWYEGCPSASTSAMEKSRYSYNDKGQLESDGQNRYAYDKYGSVSSITGRRGLRLAYGSSTMLGKAELNDGCELRYAYKGTRLYRRYRHNDITGEYRWNDQARLAGFRDHELRLEYNYAYDADGTLSRIVIRPLGKTVLAADAAPENERNGSDGWLHWFGAANRKERVCQCLSAYQQFRNSSDAGKPEKSALGGAMTGSAPAGAASARSSLVLACCCDHLGTPRLFVGPDGKVVKEVVRSSFGKIVYDSLPCLYVPIGFCAGLEDRDTHLIRFNWRDYDPRIGRFMSLDPANDTRGDGDLYDYCVDDPVNRHDASGLAWDESKHPRNVGGQFTNAGGSAAGYSTYGHELRAPVSREVMYRADVGRNAMSEREELKRSAISRNGMMRREEILPNDKPLPKWDLDAAIAHLQNAAHEHSKSRCGEYVHKAIDAGGIRLNTAYNPNGVSASGYGPILRHAGFLTVAPGEKLQKGDVVVFQPVKGHPDGHVAMFDGKQWISDYKQDSIYAASAYKNGAPYVVYRRP; translated from the coding sequence GTGTCGCTCTTTAACAAGTTGAAATATCACATATTATTAGTGTTGCATGCGCCAAAAATTTACCTCCAGTTTACTGAAATGTTTCAGTCTTACAGAATAAAATTTTTGTGGCATTTATTTTGTTCAGACCCCGACTTGAAGTGTGGTGACCATTCTAGCAGCTCGCAGATTTGGAAATCCATGCATGAAATTCTTGGGATAACAAAAAACAAAGAGGTTCTTATGCGTGAGGCGCAAGTGGTGAGAAGACAAAATGGCCTGGCAATCCAGTATAAGTATGACGCTGCTGGACGCATTGCCCGAAAAACAGAGCAGTTTAACGGGGCCTCAAATGTGCTGGAGTATGCCTACGATGCCGAGGGCAGGCTGGCCGAGGTAAAAAACAACGCTGCCATTGCGGAAACATATAAATACAGCGCTTCTGGCCAGCGCGTGCGCAGCAAGGTCTGGTATGAGGGCTGCCCTTCCGCATCAACAAGCGCAATGGAAAAATCGCGCTACAGCTATAATGACAAAGGCCAGTTGGAAAGCGACGGGCAAAACCGCTATGCCTATGACAAATACGGTTCGGTAAGCAGCATCACGGGCAGGCGCGGCCTTCGGCTTGCCTACGGCAGCAGTACCATGCTGGGCAAGGCCGAGCTCAATGATGGTTGCGAGCTGCGCTACGCCTACAAGGGCACAAGGCTTTACAGGAGGTACCGGCACAACGACATTACGGGCGAATACCGCTGGAACGATCAGGCAAGGCTCGCAGGCTTTCGCGACCATGAACTGCGGCTGGAGTATAACTATGCCTACGATGCGGACGGCACCCTGAGCAGGATAGTCATTCGCCCCTTGGGCAAAACGGTTCTGGCTGCTGATGCCGCTCCGGAAAATGAACGCAACGGCTCGGACGGTTGGTTGCACTGGTTTGGCGCAGCAAATCGTAAGGAAAGAGTGTGCCAGTGCCTCTCTGCATACCAACAGTTTCGCAACTCTTCTGATGCTGGCAAGCCGGAGAAGTCCGCTCTGGGAGGGGCAATGACCGGGAGCGCCCCTGCAGGGGCGGCATCGGCGCGGTCGTCACTCGTGCTGGCGTGCTGCTGCGATCATCTGGGCACGCCACGCCTGTTTGTGGGGCCAGACGGCAAGGTGGTCAAGGAGGTGGTGCGCAGCAGTTTTGGCAAAATTGTTTATGATTCCTTACCCTGCCTCTATGTGCCCATAGGTTTTTGCGCCGGGCTGGAAGACAGGGACACCCACCTCATACGGTTTAACTGGCGCGACTATGATCCACGCATTGGCAGATTTATGTCGCTTGACCCTGCAAACGACACGCGCGGCGATGGTGACCTCTACGACTATTGCGTGGATGACCCGGTCAACAGGCACGATGCCAGCGGGCTGGCCTGGGATGAGAGCAAGCATCCACGCAATGTCGGTGGTCAGTTTACCAACGCGGGGGGCAGCGCAGCAGGTTATTCTACCTATGGGCATGAATTGAGAGCGCCAGTATCCCGAGAGGTTATGTATCGGGCAGATGTTGGTCGCAATGCCATGAGCGAGAGGGAAGAGCTTAAACGGTCTGCCATATCGCGCAACGGCATGATGCGGAGGGAGGAGATTTTGCCGAATGACAAGCCATTGCCCAAGTGGGATCTCGACGCGGCTATAGCGCATCTGCAAAATGCGGCGCATGAACATTCAAAGAGTCGGTGCGGTGAATATGTCCACAAGGCAATTGATGCAGGCGGAATTAGACTCAACACAGCATACAATCCTAATGGGGTCAGTGCTAGTGGGTATGGCCCAATTTTACGGCACGCGGGTTTTCTCACCGTGGCCCCAGGCGAGAAACTACAAAAGGGAGATGTTGTCGTTTTTCAGCCCGTTAAAGGGCATCCAGATGGGCATGTTGCCATGTTTGATGGAAAACAATGGATATCTGACTATAAGCAAGACAGCATATACGCTGCCTCAGCCTATAAAAATGGTGCGCCTTATGTTGTTTACCGACGACCATAA
- the qmoC gene encoding quinone-interacting membrane-bound oxidoreductase complex subunit QmoC — protein sequence MAQCTIKPDMEFVRALEESGGESLKKCYQCATCSVACPLAPANAPYPRKEMVWASWGLKDKLRADVDLWLCHNCGNCSDLCPRGAKPADLMGAARNVIYRELTEPTCVGKLMSKPAGLPVLFAIPAVLWLFVWWIRAGFNGGQWFPRAADGRIVFGQIFYGDYTIDPIFMLTFFGAALIIARGVMKLWGMFKPEGSLAVIGKKKCWVWHLWDVLWDEVITHRKFDDCEDGPATGKETPNRKFGHMLLVYSFAILAFVTAVVAVGHWGGKVIPLIHIETPMPLLFPVKILANLGALMLLAGLAILTVRRVMLNPKFQGSSWYDWYLLGIIWLVAVTGVLSQCFRLADALVPAFLVYYLHLVFVWMLFAYLPWSKLGHFVYRTAALVYARMYGRS from the coding sequence ATGGCACAATGTACAATCAAACCTGATATGGAGTTTGTCAGGGCGCTGGAAGAATCTGGGGGAGAGTCCCTCAAGAAGTGCTACCAGTGCGCCACCTGCTCCGTGGCCTGCCCTCTCGCTCCGGCCAATGCGCCTTATCCGCGCAAGGAAATGGTCTGGGCTTCGTGGGGCCTTAAAGACAAGCTGCGCGCCGACGTTGACCTGTGGCTCTGCCACAACTGCGGCAACTGCTCCGACCTTTGCCCGCGCGGCGCCAAGCCTGCGGACCTCATGGGCGCAGCGCGCAACGTCATTTACCGCGAACTGACCGAACCCACCTGCGTGGGCAAGCTCATGAGCAAGCCTGCTGGCCTGCCTGTGCTCTTCGCCATCCCGGCTGTGCTGTGGCTCTTTGTGTGGTGGATCCGCGCCGGTTTCAACGGCGGTCAGTGGTTCCCCCGCGCTGCCGATGGCCGCATTGTTTTTGGTCAGATTTTTTACGGCGACTACACCATCGACCCCATCTTCATGCTGACCTTCTTTGGCGCGGCCTTGATTATCGCGCGGGGCGTCATGAAACTGTGGGGCATGTTCAAGCCTGAAGGCTCACTGGCCGTCATTGGCAAGAAAAAGTGCTGGGTCTGGCATTTGTGGGACGTGCTGTGGGATGAAGTCATCACCCACCGCAAGTTTGACGACTGCGAAGACGGCCCCGCCACCGGCAAGGAAACCCCCAACCGCAAATTCGGCCACATGCTGCTGGTTTACAGCTTCGCCATTCTGGCCTTTGTTACGGCTGTGGTGGCTGTTGGTCACTGGGGCGGCAAGGTCATTCCGCTCATCCACATTGAAACGCCCATGCCGCTGCTCTTCCCGGTGAAGATTCTGGCCAACCTGGGCGCGCTCATGCTGCTGGCCGGTCTTGCCATCCTTACTGTCCGCCGCGTGATGCTGAATCCCAAGTTCCAGGGTTCCAGCTGGTACGACTGGTATCTGCTGGGCATCATCTGGCTGGTGGCCGTCACCGGTGTGCTGTCGCAGTGCTTCCGCCTGGCGGACGCCCTTGTGCCCGCCTTCCTGGTGTACTACCTGCACCTGGTATTTGTGTGGATGCTTTTCGCTTACCTGCCCTGGTCTAAGCTTGGCCACTTCGTGTACCGCACGGCGGCCCTGGTTTACGCCCGCATGTACGGCAGAAGCTAA
- a CDS encoding EF-hand domain-containing protein, whose translation MKLLHIALAAVLCLWAASAQANPAATDTAKVDKFAMMDTNKDDKVSYEEFKAYFPNMREEAFAVIDKNGDKVIDRAEWDEFVSNHSSGHMGGSMGNMMGGQNGMPGNAMMPTPGSADMPLVTPPNGK comes from the coding sequence ATGAAGCTTCTGCACATAGCCCTCGCTGCCGTGCTCTGCCTTTGGGCCGCATCTGCCCAGGCCAACCCCGCCGCAACCGATACGGCCAAGGTTGATAAATTTGCCATGATGGATACTAACAAGGACGACAAGGTGTCCTACGAGGAATTCAAGGCTTACTTCCCCAACATGCGCGAAGAAGCCTTTGCCGTTATTGACAAAAACGGCGATAAAGTTATTGACCGCGCTGAATGGGACGAATTTGTATCCAACCATTCCTCCGGCCACATGGGTGGCAGCATGGGCAACATGATGGGCGGCCAGAACGGCATGCCCGGCAACGCCATGATGCCCACTCCCGGCAGCGCAGACATGCCCCTGGTGACGCCCCCCAATGGCAAATAA